The genomic DNA TCTTAGCATGATTTCTATttattcatgatatttggattATTGTCGAATACTATTCAACTTAATAAATTGTATGGCAATGTAACATCTACTCAGTCTGTGTGAAATGAAACACtaggaaaattaaattttatgttcTTTACTCAACAAAAGCATGGACGAATTTAATATGTAATGTTTATTAAGATGTgctaaaccttgttaaattaaGCAAGTGTCATCTTAACCTCACAAAAgtcataacataaataaaatatacgaataaatgatattttgtgCTGTCTTGCCAATATAAGGCAATGACAGTTGGCTAACTAGGAAAGTAGGAAACCTATGACTAAAACAAGAGGTCCAAAAGGAAATCTTCAAAATGAAGATTGTTTACTCTAAAGATGATAAATATTATAATGTAATCTATATTACAGAATATGTAAACCAAAACAGGGAACAACAAGAGGGGGGATGTTTTGGAAATGTTAGCCGCACAAAAAAGATGTACACGGGCGGACGTTAATGGAACTTCTCTGGCATTGAAAATCATGGATCAATTGCAATAGGTGTAATGCGCTTCCTGGCTGGCTTATTTGAGATGGGTGTGCTCTTTGAACTGGACGATTGATTCCCTACCTTTTGTGCTGCCTCAGATTTTATGCTGCCCGAAGTTGATTGTGGTTTATCTGCCTTCTCTTCTGCTTCACTTTGTTTACCATCTGGATTAGCTGGTTGTTTCGACGCCTTCTCTTCGGCTCCAGAATTAATACTGCCTAAACCACTAAGCAGTTTATTTTCTGTGTCTTCGGTTTTTCTATTATCTAATAGAGCTGCTCCAATATTTGCAGTCCCAGTTGTCGCAATGATCATGTCAGCAGCCTTCTCCTCTGCTTCATTTTTCCTAATATCTGCCGTAACTTCTTCAATGACCATATCATCAGCTTTATGTTCTGCTTCATTTTTCCTATTGTCAACATTCCCAGTTGATTTGATGATCACGTCATCAGCCTTATCTTGTATTACAGTTTTGCTGCTTTCTGATGTGACTGCCCCAATATCCGCAGATGCTTCTATGTCCATGTCATCAACCTTTTCTTCCACTTCCATTTTCATGCTTTCTGCTACAACTGCACCAATACTCCCAGTTGGCAGTACAGCATCATTGGCTGTCTGAAGGGTGCTTTTACTGTCCTCCAAGACATTTTCTTCTAGAACAATGTAGAAAAGGGAAATCAAAAACCTGGTACAAGTTAGAATCATAGCATGAAATGAAAGGGAAGTCTGCTTACTTGATAAGCAGTAAGGTGATCCAAGTTCGTCATTTTCGAACTCCACCATAGAGCAGAAACCATCTTGCGAGGAGAATGCTAAATAATGGGCATCAGGTGACCTTTTGAACAAATACGGACTACAATTAAacctttcccaaaaaaaaacatcataattcTAACTAGAAAATGATTTACTAGCCGTTATAACATTTACCAGGTAATATCTGTTACTGGAGCATAGTGAAGGCCAGCAAATATTGCTATTGGAGAAGTGCTCTCAGTGTCATAAATGTACAATGAATTCAATGTGGCCACGGCAAATACAACGCGATATGGGAGCTTAAATAACCCATCTGCAATAAACAAAAACAGCATCATGCATCGATTAGGCAATGCATCCTCTGAAAGAGGCAGAACTTTAAAATAATGATTGGTAGGCAAAAGCAATGTTATTAAAGTCAAACCAATCATCGACTTGATCAGGGTACAAGGTTAGTGTGTCAATAGTCGAACCACTATATCAATAGATAAACAATGTGAACTAATATTCATAAAATGAGTACTGCCAATACTCACTCTAACACTCTTTTATTGGGTAAAATTCATGTAGGTCCCACTATATTAGAAGTGGATCTCCGATAAAACGGGAGATCGCCAATAAGAGATATTGTTGGAATGGGAGACCTACATGAATTCCACCAATAATATTGATATTGTAGCAAAGAGTGCCAGAGTGAGTGTTTGCTAGcacttttttattcataatatgATAGAAACTTACATCTATAGTGATAAAATTAGTAGAAACAACGATCTATTAATAACAATCACTTCACTGTTATCGCAGGACGGAGAATGGGTTCTTTTACAAATTAGGAAATAACACATAAATTAAGAGATAGTCTACTGCTGCAAGCAATTCCTATCCCAGAAATTCGAGAGTTTTGGTCTCTTCCAATCAATATTCAATTTCCCTACTTGTTCAATAATTGTCTAAGAACATAGCTGCTGCATTATACATATCTGCAGCCTAATAACATAAACCTGTCTAACTGGTTCAGACCATTCACTTTGAACCTCTAGGCTGCCTCTCACAATTTTTACTAATAAGAGGTCTAACAATTCTTCGCCGGCTTTGTGACATGAACCAGTTCATCAGCATGcctattttaataaattgaacGGACCAGCTGTGTCCAGCTCCCAGTCAAACTGGTCCATGAAGGTTTTTATAACATTGGGCAAAAGGTCTCAAATTTAAGTTGGACCACATcccactcaagcaattcaaTTGTAATAGTGCCACGTAGAACTAGCTATACATAGTTACAGATCATAAATACAAGTACCTGAATTTGTTCCCTTAAGCTTAAATAATACAGGACAGAATCGAACAGCTACAACAGCTTTGCTTGCACACGGAAGCTGTATGGCAGGCCTGCATATCAAGGTTAAATAATAAAGTATCTCGCGTCACTAACATGTTTTGGTAACTTAATTCATAAGCTTAACATGAATAATCGAACATAATGACTCATTCTAGATACTAAATGATAAAAAGTATGCTTTTGGGATTCTATAATGTCTAAGCTGATAGACATACCGAGAAAGATCTTTTCTAGAAAATATGTAAGCTGCATTTACAGATTCAGACGCTGTACCGATTTTGTAAGAACCTGAAATGGGTAAAGATATGAACTTTTCAATTAGAAGCAGACCATGTAGCAAAAGCTAAGCAGGAATCCATAGAGGAAGAAAATAGTATATATCATTCAGTGGTTCAGCCTATAAGTTGCATCTAAACTATACCGCAGTTCACTAAACAACAAAGGGGGAAATTAAAAGCTGTCTGGACATCAGTATGCAACTAACAATACATAAATTTTGGAATTCAGTTTTTCATTTGATCACTTCGTCCACTTTCCTGTGAATGAAACATAATGGACTATGAAAGATTCAAGAACTAACTTGATTGTAAAATAATCTCTATGCAATTATGATAGGATACTGAATTTGGGCTTTGGCCCAATTGATGTGATGACTGTGACAATATTCTGTTAGGAGGGGATTTTCTGTTATAAAACAGAGGATAGGGGAGTGAGTAAAGCATTCAGTTAGGAGAAAGTACTCTCTGGTTAGGAGTTCTAATGACTCGGGCTTATCAGTTTCTTTCTATTTACCACCGTTTTAAGAGCTTTAAGCTCATCCATTTGCAATGAATAATACACAGTTGTTTGCCTGATTTTTCCAGGTTCTACCAAATTGCAATAGCTTATTCACAAAACTAGTGCAAAAAAAGTAAGATAAACTGGATCAAGATTAACTTCTGGTTAGGTGAATACCTGCAGGCACAAGTAGAAATGAACCATCTGGAGACCAAGCTAATCTTCTAAAGAAAGAGGGCAATGTTTCATCATGGAAGAGATGATATTTATTCGACTGCATTGCAACAATTACACCTGATGTCAGTGTATGTGACAATCCATGTACAGTGaaatcaaatacaaaaatagATATCTAAAGCTAACCTTGGAATTCTTTAATAATGGCTGTTCTGCCTTAGAAATAACATGCTTGCAAGCGTAATTGATTCTCTCAACACCCTTTGATTTATGGGGCTTACTGATGTAAATTCGGCAAGTCCGGTCAGAACTAAGAGAAGCAATATACTTCCCTAAAGGGTCCCATGCTACCCCCTGAACATAGTGTGCATGGGTATCCAACGTCTGAAGGTTAGTTCCTGACATAAATGGAACAAGTGCTATAAGAACATAAGCCAAGCTTGTTCAGAACTACAATGCACCACTGTTAAAGCATGTTCAGAACATCTAAGTATTTTGCTTTGTACCTTTGTTAACATCCCATATAATGCAAGAATTATCAACTGATCCGGATATGATATATCCACCATCAGTAGACCACTCCAGGTCCATAATGTCCTTGACATGAGATCTAATTCAGAAAAATATCCAATTTAACCAGCTAATTGATGCAGTAAAAAATAAAGGTCAATGaaaaatcacaaaagaaaatAGCATGGTTGATTTTTGAGAATGGCCTTAATAATAGTATGCAATTCCTATGAAATAATAACCTTTACTTCCATATCTACTTTTCCGGaaagaaatcaaacaaaattgttataattattttaaattaaaacggTTGATCATAAACTCTGCATTTACATGTAGAAGAAGCCATGGAAACCTTACAGCTTGTTTGAAATGTGCTGTTACACGACAAAATGCATATTAACCAACCAAATTCAGAAAACCTGCCACATTTCAAGTTCTTATTTTGCTCGTTTGAAGTTGTTTTGCACGAACCTAGGAAATcgataattttcttttgttgtggtaaaaaaaaaaaatagttttagttGATGATATCGACTGTCCTTTTTCTATGACACCCTTGTCTATTTATCATCGCATTGcatctatttctctctttgCTTTAAATAGCGAAAACCGTTATCGACAATTAGTTAGCAATGCATTGAACAAGAAAAACGACAAATacattaaaaaagtaaaaataaaaatcctaaaaaaaaaaactaaataatgcAAATAAGTGGTCATCAaggagtcaaagcaaacacgTTACCGTAAAATCTTAAGAACCTTCCATGTTTGGCCGGTATCCGTTGAATGTAGCTTCCATATTAACAATTCACCTcctaaaaagaaacaaaaaaaatagaaatctaATTAGAAACATTGGCAACataaataaactcaaattaagaaaatctcaaaaagaaaaatcaacagTAGGGATCAAGATATTACCATCAGAACCAGAAGCTAACAATTCCcctaaaacattaaaaaataaaaatcgttATTTACATAAAGCTTAATTTTTTActgtaacaacaaaaaaattgaaatttcaatgaAATGAAGTTACCGGAAGAAGAGAAGCGAATAACATTAACAGCGGAACTATGATACGAGAGACTACTGAGGTAAGTAACTACTGGAAGCTTCTTTTGTGATCCAGAAGGTTTAACTGACCATAACTGTGAAGATTAGAACACAGATCAATTCAATGTAATCTTAATTTGatgattaattaactaattaattgaATGATGTGAGTGAAGGAACAGTGAAGAGTACCTTGATGTCGAAATCAGCGCCGGCGGTGGCGAGAGTGGAGGAGAGAGGATGAAAATCTAGGGTTAAAACGGGTTTGCTCTCGTGCCAATTAATCTGAACCGTTCCACCTTTCATTTTCGAATTTCAATCTAATTGGATTCGAGATTTTAGGGTTTACAGTGAAGTGTAGAATTGAAATCTAGAAACTGAGGTAAGGGAAAGAAAGGAAAGGGGATTTGGCGCTCCTTGGTATTTCCCTGGCGGGAAAAAgatcattttattgttttttgggCCTTCTCTTGGGCTTcaattttagtctttatttttttttttttataaaaataaaaaatatttaaattaattgagtacatcgatacaaaaaaaaatttaaagtcgCTAACAATATGGATGAATCTGCAAATAAACGCACATCATCCATATTAAAAACATAGAACGGCAAAGTGCATATGCCTACAAATACGACTGACTATATTCAAACTAAGACGTGAAATAAAAAAGACACCTCACAAAAACggataaatcaaaataaacaaagtcgTGTGAGATGATGATatcataaaaacaaacaaacgaAAACTGAAAATATATGAAAACTTCTTATTTAactaagggtcttgttaacgagtgtccccgGGGTACTCTTTAAGCATACCAAACAAAagcaattattctttaaaaaagtataatatttcgagttccaatgcattgattacacgcatttttataaatatgtgCTACTTATATcccttaaagagtgtcccgaTGGCACTgattaacatttctctttaactaaaagagaaagaaagacaaTTTGGAGGGGtaattttaggttaaaattaaccataaatcacccctctttgatagatcaataaaaagaaaagttgtGACGAATAGGGTtcaagttttaataaaaaaaattactattgtttttctCATCCTACCCATTTCACGTGCGTCCTGcttttttaggaaaatgttcACGtcattttcggattttataatccgaattgAGTTTTCCCTTTGTTTTGTGGTTGAAAAACAAGTTTTTCACCAATTCATATTCTATTATTCGAATGCCCCAAATAACGTGGTGCGTTCTTTGCttttttcagattataaaatctgaacacCCTCTAAACACCATTATTTAGGGGGAaaatagttcggattatataatctgaaatgtaTCAACATAAATTATAAGCATGTTTGTAACATACATAACCAGTTTAATGACCATATTAATCTTTCAAAGtctcatctttatgttttaggtcattgttaattgttcttagtaaaaaatatgattttcgggctatgtaacgcccacttttaattaattaattatttaatcgagtttagacgattatattatatttatataatatatttgtgaattttgttgatttatgacgatttaaatgatttggatgattttgagatgagttatgagttttgatgattttgttgagatatgagacttattttattgttaaataaaataagatttgaaaataaaataaaatatttagttgagggttgtattgagattttagagagttttgggggagaaagtgagataagataagatattgggaagagatataaaaaggaaagacctaggtttagaaaacgtttggtacgtacgactgtttttggagaaaaagccatagaagggagaagaccaagagagagctgcgatttctgcaaaacaaggtaagggtgagactaatgattcagtaatattgattcttatgattctgatgatcaattaacaaagttaggattgaattagaaattttttgaaattagggttaataggagaATTTGATGATCCGAAGATAATAAGCTGTTAGATTGTTGTAGAAAACGTcccttgaccttagattatgtttagaatgaattctggaattgaaattaggcttagaatcATGTGAGATCATGTATTTTTcgtaaaaactgcattctgtccgagccaacattcatcgctcgccctggcgaacgatgatcctcgcctcgcgagggatgaagttcatcgctcgccacgcgagccaatatccctcgcctcgcgagttacaagtcgtagctcgccacagcgagcaaccttactcaccatagcgagcatgaccagagagcatgttgattttcgtgttttggacttttgagttgaaccttagatgcttttgagtacctttagatgtgtattaaagattagaggatgacttagaacgagattgaacccgaaacaaccttagttggaaatctggcaagtactcgccatggcgagcagatgctctcgcctcgcgagcacttccagaactgagtgcttttgagaaTGTCGTGACCTGAGTTGAATGAATTGAGTAGAAATGGAACTTaaggtagtaatgtgacctatttaagatgttaactgagatttgttaagttgtttgtaatgtaatttaatgattaaatgcattacttgatttattcttgaataaccttgatgttgttgaaaatgaattgttattatgaagttataatgttgttgtgatctgaaTATGCTgcttttgttatttaactaagttgcatgagtcattataagatgaataagatgttgttgagctccaaattattggctGCATATTGGGATGTTGATTGAGATTattttagattgattgagtctatgcattagcatacatatgttgggggctcatgccctggagcttagtcctcaccacgatgaaGCATTTGCTCAaataattgttgggggcttatgccctgaaagtatattaatactaaactgttgggggctcatgccctgattggtaccacatgcatataagaggtttagatttgcattgtcgcattgtcgagtcaaaagatgttatgttatgaatgatgtgattacttgataattgtttatcaaagatacaatgatgtttaagatgttcatgttgttaattatgattgttgaattatattgattaatgtaattgttttgtgaaatctcaccccttctgcttggaaatgttgctctttgtatgagtaacttgcaggggatcgagcttagtgtgcagtttgctgtcgtgagtggccttgcctcactgagtcgtctaggtcgctctgatacgtaacgagatggggtctatgttatgcatgcttcttTCCTTTACGTGCTCActtatgatatttatgatgttgattaacttatttgagatattttgatggagcctacgtgccaaaacgatttatggATATTTGAATTAACTCCGCTGCAATGTTTGAGATATTttattgaaagttaaattgttatttaactgttttgcgattatgtttgaatgtgatatcccgttaattgatgattactctgataattgttttgaaatttttatattgggaaaacgggatgttacagGCTACTTGATCATATTGCTCCAAAAGTTTCCCAGAaaatctgaagaagaagaaaaaaaaggaacaagactccctcaaaatccaaaaatttatCGTTTCGacccattttttaatttattttattttatcatattctcaaaaaaatttgaaattttttttacattagtttaatttgatttttagaattttttggtggtatttttttatattttatttgacatgtttcgttttttactttgttttttgttgtttttaaaagtgaaatttCCAATCGTTGAAATGAGAGAGATTCTGATTGCTACTCATGTATAAGTgtgtttcagattatataatctgaacacATCAAAACTgtatttggattatataatacGAAATCTCATaagcatttttgtaaaaaaaaaacgcgTGACAAGATAATTGAATGAGAAAAgtaatagttattttttttttctcattttgagATCTCACTTTTATACAtctatatatgatttattttattttgatttgccaaaaactatattttatatcCACTATCGTGTCTTTTACTAAAAGAATAATGCATGTTTCAATTAGATTGTTTTTAATATGATAAACAACGTTTCACGATAttctaattaaattaaagtgaataattttcttctcaaaagaagatataatatatatttaataacaacatgtcataaaattcttgtcaaaaaaacaacatgtcataaaataaaataaaatagcataAGATATGTATTAGTCAAAGTTTAAAAATCAGGGATGGCCAATATGGCACCTAAGTGCCATCCCCTCGCCTCTACCCCCTGCATGCATccaatttttagctagaatgaaatataaggaaaaaattatcaaaagcaTAAAAtgtattcaatttcaaatgtaGACCAAATAAATTCTGCTTATATTTCAGTCTGAATGTAGTACTTAGTTTCTAAAATAGGTTCATAATTATCTATTATATTGATATGTAATAAGATGCACGTGTAAAATATTACGTAGACATCCAAGTTCAACTATACTTACTATTTAGAAGGTATTCACacttttaaatgaaataaagatatGTTGTCAATtgcaccaaaaacaaaaatatgttgcagaaatgttccttggACTTCttagtttttctttctcttagaTTTTGTTCTATTTGGTACAAGAGAAAGATGTTATGTTAAGTTAACGAAATAGAATCTGTTGTTTGTAGTTGTGATGGGAGAGGAAGAACAAAAAATGAGAAAGATAAACGTGAATTTGTGGTGGAGATAGGCCTCTTAGGTTGGGTGCACTACGTATCGTGGACCAAGTTCATCAATATAGGTACTTTGACCATTTAGTTCTctcttttgagttttgactaATATACGTTCCGTCTATATGTGTGTATAAACAATCTAACTATGTGTAAAATTCAAGTCAAGTTCGTGTGAAtgtgtatataaataaataattgtgtaAAATTCAAGTTTTATTCAGCAAAATTGAAAGTTCAAGTCAGGTGTTGGCAACCAGCGTGTATTGTACCcgttgtatatatatatatatatatatatatatatatatatatatatatatatatgtggagCTGGAGCATGAATACCTCggttataaaaaaatcttattgaccaaaaaaaataaaactatattgCATGAATGTTTTTGGAAATTCGGTACTAACGTgttattcatttttaatattatttttgatgattttttctaatattGCTGCTTCCACTTCCGTCATCGTACATATAAAACATTTTGGTTTTAtatatcttcaaatttaatcttgATAAACTCACGTCGTATTCTGCCAACTTACTATATGTTCATACATACTCCAAATTTGATCTTGATAAACCTAATGTAGAATAGTATATTTATGCGTCTGTTCAAAAAATGAAGCTTCTACACATCACTGGAAGATACGTAATAAATCACTGCCATACCTTGCCTTCGGTAACCAAACATCAACATAAAAGGAAAGGGACAATAAATAATCTCAATAATTTTGTggtcattaaaaataatcaaaataactgGCTCACAACAGTCCAACGAGGCAACGATTACAAGCCAACACCTCTAGATGAGGAGAAAGTTTAATCTCAAgtgtatcaaaaaaaaaattataggcaaCAAAATTCAGTCATTGTTAATGagaaattgttttaattaatttaaaaagctTGACTTTCATTATATCTAACA from Medicago truncatula cultivar Jemalong A17 chromosome 8, MtrunA17r5.0-ANR, whole genome shotgun sequence includes the following:
- the LOC11436237 gene encoding chromatin assembly factor 1 subunit FAS2 isoform X2, giving the protein MKGGTVQINWHESKPVLTLDFHPLSSTLATAGADFDIKLWSVKPSGSQKKLPVVTYLSSLSYHSSAVNVIRFSSSGELLASGSDGGELLIWKLHSTDTGQTWKVLKILRSHVKDIMDLEWSTDGGYIISGSVDNSCIIWDVNKGTNLQTLDTHAHYVQGVAWDPLGKYIASLSSDRTCRIYISKPHKSKGVERINYACKHVISKAEQPLLKNSKSNKYHLFHDETLPSFFRRLAWSPDGSFLLVPAGSYKIGTASESVNAAYIFSRKDLSRPAIQLPCASKAVVAVRFCPVLFKLKGTNSDGLFKLPYRVVFAVATLNSLYIYDTESTSPIAIFAGLHYAPVTDITWSPDAHYLAFSSQDGFCSMVEFENDELGSPYCLSKNVLEDSKSTLQTANDAVLPTGSIGAVVAESMKMEVEEKVDDMDIEASADIGAVTSESSKTVIQDKADDVIIKSTGNVDNRKNEAEHKADDMVIEEVTADIRKNEAEEKAADMIIATTGTANIGAALLDNRKTEDTENKLLSGLGSINSGAEEKASKQPANPDGKQSEAEEKADKPQSTSGSIKSEAAQKVGNQSSSSKSTPISNKPARKRITPIAIDP
- the LOC11436237 gene encoding chromatin assembly factor 1 subunit FAS2 isoform X1, whose product is MKGGTVQINWHESKPVLTLDFHPLSSTLATAGADFDIKLWSVKPSGSQKKLPVVTYLSSLSYHSSAVNVIRFSSSGELLASGSDGGELLIWKLHSTDTGQTWKVLKILRSHVKDIMDLEWSTDGGYIISGSVDNSCIIWDVNKGTNLQTLDTHAHYVQGVAWDPLGKYIASLSSDRTCRIYISKPHKSKGVERINYACKHVISKAEQPLLKNSKSNKYHLFHDETLPSFFRRLAWSPDGSFLLVPAGSYKIGTASESVNAAYIFSRKDLSRPAIQLPCASKAVVAVRFCPVLFKLKGTNSDGLFKLPYRVVFAVATLNSLYIYDTESTSPIAIFAGLHYAPVTDITWSPDAHYLAFSSQDGFCSMVEFENDELGSPYCLSKENVLEDSKSTLQTANDAVLPTGSIGAVVAESMKMEVEEKVDDMDIEASADIGAVTSESSKTVIQDKADDVIIKSTGNVDNRKNEAEHKADDMVIEEVTADIRKNEAEEKAADMIIATTGTANIGAALLDNRKTEDTENKLLSGLGSINSGAEEKASKQPANPDGKQSEAEEKADKPQSTSGSIKSEAAQKVGNQSSSSKSTPISNKPARKRITPIAIDP